One window of Diabrotica undecimpunctata isolate CICGRU chromosome 8, icDiaUnde3, whole genome shotgun sequence genomic DNA carries:
- the LOC140447364 gene encoding facilitated trehalose transporter Tret1-like, with amino-acid sequence MTDEHTRLTDPVYRSLSIDRRDTLRNGNSQEKRSRWFLYLSAIVVNLLSFTVASGFSWTSSALQKISSDDMSVNPLGKPATPTQESWVASLYPLGAAVGPLIAGKLCDTLGRKRTMLAIAVPKLICLIAVCFASDIRIYYAARFIMGMVLGTTFAILPLYLAEISEIHNRGTISSIFSVALNCGIVYCLLIGPLCSLKLLTLLCTVPLIIFIFIFGLFIPESPVFLVSVGKHKEALKVLQRLRNTTDVKEELQEITKSLELHLAEKKGVWDLFRDKQLRKALIIVVGLVNALQIAGINPIVAFLEGIFRASGSNMSVYLTTNLTGVLQVIGTVITVLIAEKFGRKTLLIFSSVGVLISHIILTIYFFLNQMHYNVENISWLPVASLFFYMLMFNLGISAMPFAVMGEVFIHSVKASGASIATFTSFLTSFVITLAFRIVFSQYGLSYCFSGLTVFIILVLLFVYFVVPETKGKSEAEIQQLLKK; translated from the exons atgactGACGAGCATACTCGACTCACTGATCCTGTTTATAGGAGTCTCAGCATAGACAGACGGGACACTTTAAGAAATGGGAACTCGCAGGAGAAAAGAAGTCGCTGGTTTTTATACCTTTCTGCTATTGTAG TGAACTTACTTAGTTTCACCGTAGCCAGCGGCTTCAGTTGGACCTCTTCCGCTCTACAGAAGATCTCGTCCGACGATATGTCAGTAAACCCACTAGGCAAACCAGCAACTCCAACACAAGAATCATGGGTGGCATCGCTATACCCCTTGGGAGCAGCCGTGGGGCCCTTAATAGCAGGCAAATTATGTGACACTTTGGGAAGGAAGAGAACAATGTTAGCAATTGCTGTTCCAAAGTTAATTTGCTTAATCGCTGTATGCTTTGCGAGTGATATTAGGATCTATTATGCCGCTAGATTTATTATGGGTATGGTCTTAGGAACTACCTTTGCTATACTTCCTTTATATTTGGCTGAAATTTCCGAGATACATAATAGAGGTACCATCTCATCAATTTTCAGCGTGGCTCTAAACTGTGGGATTGTATATTGTCTTCTTATAGGTCCTCTGTGCTCGTTAAAACTTCTAACCCTACTTTGTACTGTACCcttgattatatttatatttatctttgGCTTATTTATACCAGAATCTCCGGTTTTTCTAGTATCTGTAGGTAAGCATAAAGAAGCTCTGAAAGTACTACAGAGGCTTAGAAACACAACTGATGTCAAGGAAGAACTACAAGAGATAACAAAATCCTTGGAACTACACTTAGCAGAAAAAAAAGGAGTTTGGGATCTGTTTAGAGACAAACAACTAAGGAAGGCATTAATAATAGTAGTTGGGTTGGTAAATGCTCTGCAGATTGCTGGGATCAATCCGATAGTGGCATTTTTGGAAGGCATTTTCCGGGCAAGTGGTTCCAACATGTCTgtttatttaacaacaaatttaACAGGAGTCCTTCAAGTTATAGGTACTGTAATCActgttttgatagcagaaaagtTTGGTCGAAAGACGTTACTGATATTTTCAAGTGTCGGTGTTTTAATTTCCCACATTATTCTTactatatatttctttttaaatcaGATGCATTATAACGTAGAAAATATATCATGGCTACCAGTAGCTAGCTTATTCTTCTACATGTTAATGTTTAATTTGGGTATATCCGCGATGCCCTTTGCAGTCATGGGAGAAGTTTTCATTCACAGTGTCAAAGCAAGCGGTGCATCCATTGCTACATTTACGAGTTTTCTTACTTCTTTTGTAATTACGTTGGCTTTTCGAATAGTATTTTCCCAGTACGGTTTATCCTATTGTTTTAGTGGATTGACTGTGTTTATTATACTTGTGTTGTTGTTTGTGTATTTTGTCGTGCCGGAGACAAAAGGAAAAAGTGAAGCTGAAATTCAGCAGTTGTTAAAAAagtaa
- the LOC140448345 gene encoding facilitated trehalose transporter Tret1-like, with the protein MEQRSEVVYKSVGANVDGKLLLKKDVGSQKNRTFLYLSAVIANLFIFSVSSLSSWSSSAIEKLTANSSDINPLGEPITAVQQSWIASLLPLGAAIGPLLSGKISDTIGRKKTLLIIAVPNVICLFIICYARKITIFYICRFINGLVTGMAFAIIPMYLSEIAEVCNRGAISTLMDIFMNLGVVFSFLLGPLCSLKLLTFLCALPLVFFIIVFGTFIPESPIFLVSVQKEDKAKEALKKLRMSKDVNDEFKALLTSFEASNQNEKGALELFKDAGSRKALIITIGLMFICQFSGINSVISYLDIIFKASGSTLPLYFLTNAVGVIQVVGNCISVSLIEKLGRKILILTSAVGILITQISLAVYFYLKDVQQYNLDAVSWLPVASIFAFNFAISLGVSPLPFTVMGEIFPHSTKASGSALGCCSCFVLSFVDIFTFRVFMKLYGIAFCFSLTTCFVFCGIIFVYFVLPETKGKSESEIQQMLIK; encoded by the exons ATGGAGCAACGATCTGAAGTGGTTTATAAAAGTGTTGGTGCAAATGTAGATGGTAAACTTCTATTGAAGAAAGATGTTGGTTCACAAAAAAATAGAACTTTTCTGTATCTTTCCGCAGTCATag ctaATTTATTTATATTCAGCGTATCGAGTTTATCCAGTTGGTCTTCATCGGCAATAGAAAAATTAACCGCAAATAGTTCAGATATCAATCCATTGGGAGAACCAATAACAGCAGTACAACAATCATGGATAGCCTCTTTACTGCCACTAGGAGCCGCAATTGGTCCACTTTTATCTGGAAAGATCTCCGATACAATCGGAAGAAAAAAGACGCTACTAATAATAGCGGTTCCCAACGTCATTTGTCTCTTCATAATATGTTATGCAAGAAAAATAACCATTTTTTATATATGTAGATTCATCAATGGTCTAGTTACAGGAATGGCATTCGCTATTATACCAATGTATCTTTCAGAAATCGCGGAAGTGTGCAACAGAGGAGCGATCTCGACCTTAATGGACATCTTCATGAACTTAGGGGTCGTGTTTAGTTTTTTGTTAGGACCTCTCTGTTCTCTTAAGCTTCTAACGTTTTTGTGTGCCTTAccattagttttttttattattgtatttggtACATTCATCCCAGAAAGTCCAATATTCCTAGTATCTGTGCAAAAGGAAGATAAAGCCAAGGAAGCTCTAAAAAAATTGAGAATGTCAAAGGACGTTAATGATGAGTTTAAAGCGTTACTAACTTCATTTGAAGCTTCAAATCAAAACGAAAAAGGAGCTTTAGAGTTATTTAAAGATGCTGGATCCAGAAAAGCTCTGATTATAACCATAGGATTAATGTTTATTTGCCAATTTTCTGGAATTAATTCAGTTATAAGTTatcttgatattatttttaaagcgTCTGGTTCTACTCTACCACTCTACTTTTTAACAAATGCAGTGGGAGTTATACAAGTTGTCGGAAATTGTATTTCGGTATCATTAATAGAGAAATTAGGAAGAAAAATTCTAATTTTGACATCGGCCGTAGGTATTTTAATTACACAGATTTCACTTGCCGTTTACTTTTACCTTAAAGATGTTCAACAATATAATCTGGATGCGGTATCTTGGTTACCAGTCGCTAGCATATTTGCCTTCAACTTTGCTATAAGCTTAGGGGTATCTCCCCTACCTTTTACGGTTATGGGAGAGATCTTCCCTCATAGTACCAAAGCTTCCGGATCAGCTCTTGGTTGCTGTTCttgttttgttttgtcttttgTCGATATCTTCACTTTTAGGGTATTTATGAAATTGTATGGCATAGCTTTTTGTTTCTCTTTGACCACTTGTTTTGTGTTTTGTGGtataatttttgtttactttGTTCTTCCCGAAACGAAAGGAAAAAGTGAAAGTGAAATTCAACaaatgttaataaagtaa